GACAGCCGCTCCCCCGACGGCACGATCACGCTGAACCGGGACAGCAGGACCGGCCAGGGTTTCGGTTTCGACGAGGTGATGACGCTGGAGCTGAACCGGCTGTCGGCGGCGTACGCCAGGGTCGTCGTCGGTGTCGCCATCCAGCAGCGTGACGGGCACAAGACCTTCGGCCGGATAGAGCACACGGCCGTACAGATCCGTGAGGGGTACACCGTCCTGGCCGAGGACGATTTCGCGGGCGTCCCGGCCGCGACGGCCGCCGTCGTCGGCGAGTTCGCCCGGGACGCCTCGGGGGCCTGGGGGTTCAGGGGCATGGTCCGCGGGTTCGACGGCGATCCCGACGCGTTCACCGCGGCGATGGGAGACCTCGCCGGCCCCTGACCGCCCGGGGCGGCGGAACGGGAGAAGGGGAGGGGCACCGGCCTGGACGGCCGGTGCCCCTCCCCTCACCTCATCCGGGGATCAGCTGCAACCGCTGGTGGAGCCGCAGCCCTCGCAGATGTAGCAGGATCCGGCGCGCTGCATCTTCGTGCCGCAGGAGAAGCAGAGCGGCGCGTCGGCGCTGATACCGAGCTGCATCTCGACCAGTTCGGCCGAGGTGTGCGCCGTCCGGGGGGCGGCCTTCTCCGCGACGGGCCCGGCGGGGTCGGCGACGGCCTTCAGCGGCTCGGTCTGCACGGGGGCGGACTGGGCCAGGCTCTCGACGTCCATCTCGTCGTCCGCGTAGGACGGCTCGTAGGAACCGGTGTCGAGGTGGCGCTGGCGCTCCTCGGCGGAGTGGATGCCGAGGGCGGAACGCGTCTCGAAGGGCAGGAAGTCGAGCGCCAGGCGGCGGAAGATGTAGTCGACGATCGACTGCGCCATCCGCACGTCCGGGTCGTCCGTCATGCCGGCCGGCTCGAAGCGCATGTTGGTGAACTTGGAGACGTACGTCTCCAGGGGCACGCCGTACTGCAGACCGACCGAGACGGCGATCGAGAAGGCGTCCATCATTCCGGCGAGGGTCGATCCCTGCTTGGACATCTTCAGGAAGACCTCGCCGAGACCGTCGTCCGGGTAGGAGTTGGCGGTCATGTACCCCTCGGCGCCGCCCACCGTGAAGCTGGTGGTGATGCCGGGACGCCCCTTGGGCAGGCGCTTGCGGACCGGACGGTACTCGACGACCTTCTCGACCGCGGCGCGGATGGTGCCCTCGGCCTTGGCGGTCACCTCGGCCTTCTCCTGCTCCTTCTTCTTGGCGGAGAGGGGCTGGCCGACCTTGCAGTTGTCGCGGTAGATGGCGAGCGCCTTGACGCCCATCTTCCACGCCTCGAAGTAGACCTCCTCGACGTCCTCGACGGTGGCCGTCTCCGGCAGGTTCACCGTCTTGGACAGCGCGCCGGAGATCCACGGCTGGATCGCCGCCATCATCCGGACGTGGCCCATGGCCGAGATGGAGCGCTCGCCCATGGCGCAGTCGAAGACCTCGTAGTGGTCGGTCTTCAGGCCGGGGGCGTCGACGACGTTGCCGTTCTCGGCGATGTGGGCGACGATCGCCTCGATCTGCTCGGGCTGGTAGCCGAGGCGGCGCAGGGCCTGCGGGACGGTGCCGTTGACGATCTGCATCGAGCCGCCGCCGACCAGCTTCTTGAACTTGACCAGGGCGAGGTCGGGCTCCAGGCCGGTGGTGTCGCAGGACATCGCGAGACCGATGGTGCCGGTGGGGGCGATGACCGAGGCCTGGGCGTTGCGGAAGCCGTTCCTTGCGCCGAGCCGGATCACGTCCTGCCAGGCCTCCGTCGCGGCGGCCC
This DNA window, taken from Streptomyces nitrosporeus, encodes the following:
- a CDS encoding TerD family protein, yielding MSTPNKDIDKAEVRVKWDPSPAGEPANDLDVIAATYAADAPHGAPVYLVHFDSRSPDGTITLNRDSRTGQGFGFDEVMTLELNRLSAAYARVVVGVAIQQRDGHKTFGRIEHTAVQIREGYTVLAEDDFAGVPAATAAVVGEFARDASGAWGFRGMVRGFDGDPDAFTAAMGDLAGP